AAAGCTTGAGCTCCTAAATCTTCATATCCTAACAAATCGGAACGAACAACAAAACTGGATAAATAGGCCGCTGCTCCACCACAAGTAATAAAATACACTGAACTATATTTTTCAAAAAGTTTTTTTATCTCTGGGCTTCGTTCACCCTTACCGATAGTCGCCCTTAAACCCATTTGAAGAAAATATTCCAAAAATTGGTCCATGCGGCTTGATGTCGTTGGCCCAACCGAACCAATAATTTTGCCTGGTGGTGCTGGACTCGGACCAGCATAGTAAAAAGTTGAATTCATTAAAGGAAAAGGGACCTCTAATTCCGATTTGATATCAGCAATCATTCTACGATGTGTCGCATCACGAGCGCAATACACTTCTCCATTCAATAACACCTTATCACCACTATGTAAGATTAAAACATCATCAATAGTCAAAGGAGTTTTTAAAATATATTCATTAATAGGTTTCATTCTGATCACCAAGATAACTTCTTTTGACGAAAAACATGACAGGAACAAACCATACCAACCGGAAGGCTGGCTATATGGGTTGGGTAACTCTCAATACGAACCTCTAAACAAGTCACCTTGCCTCCTACCCCTTGAGGACCTATCCCCAGTTGGTTAATTTCATTTTTCCACTGTTCTTCCCATTGACGGTACTCTTTACAATGATTAGGGGTCCCTAAGGGACGCCCGAGGGCACGGGAAGCAAGATACAAAGCATAAGCAGCGTTTCCTCCGATTCCAACACCAACAATTAGTGGTGGACAGGCTCGGCTGGCGTTTTTATCCAGCTCCTGCAAGATAAATTTTTTTATTTCATCAGGGGCGATTCCTGGGGTCATCATTTTTAAGGCACTAATATTATCGCACCCACCACCCTTAACTAGAAGATTGACCTGAAGCTCGTCACCATGAGTTTGTTGAATAAATACAATCCCAGGAGTATTATCCCCAGTGTTCTTTCCGATTAAGGGGTCCGTTAAAACTGACTTTCGGAAATAGCTTTTTTGATAGGCTCGACGTATAGCTTCATCCAAAGCCTCTTGGAAGGTTCCCCCCGTCAAGGCAACTTCAATACCCATTGAAACTTCTGCCATAACCATGCCGGTATCCTGGCAAAGAGGGAGGCACTCTTCTTGAGCAATCACGTAGTTTTCCAATATCTCGGAAAGCATTTCACGAGCGGCATCGCTTTTTTCCTTAGTTAGGGCTTCTATCATACAATTTTGTAATTTTTCTGAACATTTTGTATTCATCTCAACTAAAGAGCTTTCCAATCGTGAAATCAGATCCTCGAGCGAAATAAATTTCATCATTGCTTCTCCAGAGGAAGAGGAATATATCCAAATTTTACCAAATCTTTCACCATACCCTGGGCTCGTAGGATAACTCCTTCAACTTCTTTTCGCAGTTCTTCTAAATCTCTTTTTTTCCGAGCAAGATTTTGTTCAATAGCAACCTGAGCAACCGCTAAAGCCTCTTCAATGAATAATTGCCATTCTTCCATACTGGGAATTATGTAATCGGTATGAAGCCCTCTTTTCTGCGCAAATCGATAAATAGCTCGGGAAGCTGCTATACACATATCATCATTAATACAGGCTGATTGAACCGAAAGAATACCCCGAAATAATCCTGGGAATCCCAACGAATTATTCACCTGATTTGGGAAATCCGATCGTCCAGTCGCAACAATTTTAGCACCGGCTTCTTTCGCCTCCCAGGGCCATATTTCCGGATTGGGATTGGCACAAGCAAATACAATAGCATCTTTATTCATAGTTTGAATCCACTCAGGTTTAATTACACCCGGACCCGGTGTCGACAAGGCTATGAGCAAGTCTCGATTGGCAATTGCTTCAGCTTTTCCACCTTTTAAATTATCGCCGTTGGTTATTTGGCACAATTCCCATTTCCAGGGATGATTTTCTTCTAAGTCCTTTCTTTCTCGATGAAGTGTTCCGCTTCGATCGCAGAGGACGATGTTTTCAGCAAGAACTCCAGCTTTTATAAGCAAATGAGCTATCCGAATATTCGATGCACCCGCTCCTATCAATGCAACTCGAATTTTATCTAAGGATTTTTGTACGACTTCAACTGCTCCCAATACCCCCGCTACCGTTACTAAGGCTGTTCCCTGTTGGTCATCATGCCAAACCGGTATATTCAAACTTTTTTGTAAAGTCTCTAAAACGGTAAAACATTCCGGTTGTGAAATATCCTCAAGATTAATCCCTCCAAAACTCGGTTCAAGGGATTGGACAATTTGGATTAGTTCTGTGGTGTTTTGAGTTTTCAAACAAAGAGGCCAAGAATCTACTCCACCCAAATAACGAAATAAAAGCGCTTTTCCTTCCATAACCGGCATTGCAGCTTCTGGTCCAATATTCCCCAAACCCAAAACTCTTGTTCCGTTTGAAACCACCGCCACCGTGTTCCATCGATTGGTAAACTCATAAGAAAGCATAGAATCACGAACTATTGCCTTACAAACTTCGGCAACTCCTGGAGTATACCATATAGCAAAATCTTGGTATGACCTTACCGGGCATTTTAAATTCATTTCTATCTTTCCTTGGTAAAACTCATGAAGCTTCATCGCTTCTATTAACGGTTGATTCAATTCCTTCTCGGTTTTCTTTTGCATTATAAATCTCCTTAGGTAAAAAACTATTCTTTAAAGACGGTAATGAATAAAAAAACATCCTGAGCGGTGCTTTCCCGCATGAGGATCTCATCTGACGCTACAGGCGTCATCCTGAGGCTTCGTTTTTCGAAGCCGTGAGGATCTATCTGGTGACATTATAAGCATTAAACACCACTGATTTTTTAACGGTTTTCCCAAATTTTTAAACAACTCATTTGTAAATTTCATTGTCATAATAATAGGCAGTGGTCAACACATTCGCAAGAGTTCTTCATCGATAAATTCTATCATCAATTTATATTTTTTATATTCTGTTATGAGTTTACCATTAATTGAAGTAGGTTTTCATCCTCAGTGAAATCTGATAGTATTAAAAGAACTTTAAAAAAATTGGTATTAGGAGGCGGTATGGTATGCCAGAAGCAACTGAATATCATCAGCAAGGATTTAATTGCTGTGAGTCAACATTAATGGGGTTGTGTGACCATTTAGGAAAAACTTGTCATTTCTTCCCTCGGTTGGCAACCGGTTTTGGGGGTGGCTTAGGCCACACCGGTGACGTTTGTGGAGCCATTACTGGTTCAATAATGGCTTTGGGCTTAGAATTTGGACGCGACCA
This is a stretch of genomic DNA from Candidatus Atribacteria bacterium ADurb.Bin276. It encodes these proteins:
- the fumA gene encoding Fumarate hydratase class I, aerobic, whose amino-acid sequence is MIRMKPINEYILKTPLTIDDVLILHSGDKVLLNGEVYCARDATHRRMIADIKSELEVPFPLMNSTFYYAGPSPAPPGKIIGSVGPTTSSRMDQFLEYFLQMGLRATIGKGERSPEIKKLFEKYSSVYFITCGGAAAYLSSFVVRSDLLGYEDLGAQALIRLWVRDFPLLVAYDCYGGDLFESGKIHHRRINLIE
- a CDS encoding NAD-dependent malic enzyme, which gives rise to MQKKTEKELNQPLIEAMKLHEFYQGKIEMNLKCPVRSYQDFAIWYTPGVAEVCKAIVRDSMLSYEFTNRWNTVAVVSNGTRVLGLGNIGPEAAMPVMEGKALLFRYLGGVDSWPLCLKTQNTTELIQIVQSLEPSFGGINLEDISQPECFTVLETLQKSLNIPVWHDDQQGTALVTVAGVLGAVEVVQKSLDKIRVALIGAGASNIRIAHLLIKAGVLAENIVLCDRSGTLHRERKDLEENHPWKWELCQITNGDNLKGGKAEAIANRDLLIALSTPGPGVIKPEWIQTMNKDAIVFACANPNPEIWPWEAKEAGAKIVATGRSDFPNQVNNSLGFPGLFRGILSVQSACINDDMCIAASRAIYRFAQKRGLHTDYIIPSMEEWQLFIEEALAVAQVAIEQNLARKKRDLEELRKEVEGVILRAQGMVKDLVKFGYIPLPLEKQ
- the ttdA gene encoding L(+)-tartrate dehydratase subunit alpha; translation: MMKFISLEDLISRLESSLVEMNTKCSEKLQNCMIEALTKEKSDAAREMLSEILENYVIAQEECLPLCQDTGMVMAEVSMGIEVALTGGTFQEALDEAIRRAYQKSYFRKSVLTDPLIGKNTGDNTPGIVFIQQTHGDELQVNLLVKGGGCDNISALKMMTPGIAPDEIKKFILQELDKNASRACPPLIVGVGIGGNAAYALYLASRALGRPLGTPNHCKEYRQWEEQWKNEINQLGIGPQGVGGKVTCLEVRIESYPTHIASLPVGMVCSCHVFRQKKLSW